The Euphorbia lathyris chromosome 3, ddEupLath1.1, whole genome shotgun sequence genome contains a region encoding:
- the LOC136224793 gene encoding transcription termination factor MTERF8, chloroplastic-like yields the protein MANHFIRDMLPHIRIRLLHSSATLSSVPPLPIAATSSSSYTVEFLVNSCGLSLKSALSVSNKFQLNHKTPQNPQSVLQLLKSHHFSDTHVAQLIVKHPQVLNCRIHSNLKPKFDYLVKIGFEGELLPRTILSNPFIVGDSLASSIKPSVEFLRLFLDSDEKFLLAVKRGPWLLGNNSKILLQQNIDVLMKEGGLPTHVVQRFLTLQPKSIFQSSEKLISAVNSVKNLGFEPGGTMFIHVFRVMIQMRDSTLEKKILLMKSMGFSEKDILKAFKRFPQCLAYSEENIRKTLHFYFNTIKLKRQAIIVCPALLGYSIEKRVLPRYHALKLLESKKLIKGIEKLEFIKIAEKNFRVKFIDEFIDEVPGLLEFYLGMKEGKSSVLNSE from the coding sequence ATGGCTAATCATTTCATTAGAGATATGCTCCCTCACATTCGGATACGTCTTCTTCATTCTTCTGCAACGCTTTCTTCCGTTCCTCCATTACCCATCGCTGCAACTTCTTCATCATCCTACACTGTTGAATTCCTCGTCAATTCATGTGGGCTTTCGTTAAAATCTGCTCTTTCTGTCTCCAACAAGTTTCAGCTCAACCACAAGACTCCACAAAACCCTCAATCTGTACTTCAACTCCTCAAATCTCATCATTTCAGCGACACCCATGTGGCCCAATTGATCGTCAAACACCCTCAAGTTCTCAATTGCAGAATTCACAGCAATCTCAAACCCAAATTTGACTACCTCGTCAAAATTGGCTTTGAAGGTGAGCTACTTCCCCGTACCATTTTGTCTAATCCGTTTATTGTCGGAGACTCTTTAGCTTCTAGTATCAAACCGTCTGTCGAGTTCTTGAggttatttttagatagtgATGAGAAATTTCTTCTGGCTGTTAAGCGCGGACCATGGTTATTGGGGAACAATTCGAAGATTCTATTGCAACAAAATATTGATGTTTTAATGAAAGAGGGAGGACTGCCTACTCATGTTGTGCAGAGGTTCCTTACTTTGCAGCCAAAATCTATATTCCAAAGTTCTGAAAAATTGATTAGTGCTGTGAATTCTGTTAAAAATCTAGGCTTTGAACCTGGTGGTACAATGTTCATACATGTTTTTAGAGTGATGATACAAATGAGGGATTCAACTTTGGAGAAGAaaattctgttgatgaagagTATGGGGTTTAGTGAGAAAGATATTCTAAAAGCTTTCAAGCGATTTCCACAATGTTTAGCTTACTCTGAGGAGAACATTAGGAAGACATTGCATTTCTACTTTAATACTATAAAGTTGAAGCGTCAAGCTATAATTGTATGTCCTGCTCTACTTGGGTATTCGATTGAAAAAAGAGTTCTTCCTAGGTATCATGCTTTGAAGCTTTTGGAGTCAAAGAAGCTGATAAAAGGGATTGAGAAGTTAGAGTTCATAAAGATAGCTGAGAAGAATTTTCGTGTCAAATTTATTGATGAGTTCATAGATGAAGTCCCTGGTTTGTTGGAGTTTTATCTTGGTATGAAGGAAGGCAAAAGCTCGGTGCTCAATTCAGAATAA